A window of Pseudomonadota bacterium genomic DNA:
TCGTCTTCGTCGTGGCCTACAACGCCGAGTCGACGCTGCTCAAGGTGCTCGACCGGATCCCGGCGGCGCTCTTCGACGCGTACGACACCGAGGTGCTCGTCATCGACGACGCCTCCCGCGACCGGACCTTCGAGGTCGGGCGGGAGCGCGCCGCCTCCGCGACGCGGTACGCGTTCACCATGCTCCAGAACCCCGTGAACCAGGGGTACGGCGGCAACCAGAAGCTCGGCTACGAATACGCGATGCGACACGGCTTCGACAGCGTCGCCCTGCTGCACGGGGACGGGCAGTACGCGCCGGAGAAGCTGCCGGATCTGATCGCGCCGATCGCAGCGGGCGAGGCGGACGCCGTGTTCGGGACGCGCATGGCGGTGAGCGGCGACGCGCTCAAGGGCGGCATGCCGATGTACAAGTTCGTCGGGAACAAGATCCTGACCGCGTTCCAGAACGCCGTCCTCGGCACGCGGCTCAGCGAGTTCCACTCGGGGTTCCGCGCCTACTCCGTGCAGGCGCTGCGCGAGATCCCGTTCCAGCTCAACTCGAACGACTTCCACTTCGACACCGAGATCATCGTCCAGCTGGTCCTCGGGAAGCGCCGCATCCTCGAGATCCCGATGCCGACCTACTACGGCGACGAGGTGTGCTACGTGAACGGCGTGAAGTACGCGAAGGACGTCGTCGTCGCGACGCTCGCGTCCCGGGCACACAAGGCCGGCCTCAAGTACCAGCGCAAGTACGACGTGGAGGGCGGGGCGGAGCCGTACGACGTCAAGCTCGGCTACTCGTCCTCGCACACCGCCGCGATCGACGCCGTGCCCGAGGGATCCAAGGTCCTCGACATCGGCTGCGGCCCGGGGCTCGTGGCGCGGGAGCTCCAGGGCAAGGGGTGCACGGTCGTCGGGCTCGACCTGCGGGAGCCCGACCCCGCGAACATGACCAGGTTCATCCGCTGGGATCTGAACGCCGACACGATCCCAGATCGGAA
This region includes:
- a CDS encoding glycosyltransferase; translated protein: MRKKRKHRLLVFVVAYNAESTLLKVLDRIPAALFDAYDTEVLVIDDASRDRTFEVGRERAASATRYAFTMLQNPVNQGYGGNQKLGYEYAMRHGFDSVALLHGDGQYAPEKLPDLIAPIAAGEADAVFGTRMAVSGDALKGGMPMYKFVGNKILTAFQNAVLGTRLSEFHSGFRAYSVQALREIPFQLNSNDFHFDTEIIVQLVLGKRRILEIPMPTYYGDEVCYVNGVKYAKDVVVATLASRAHKAGLKYQRKYDVEGGAEPYDVKLGYSSSHTAAIDAVPEGSKVLDIGCGPGLVARELQGKGCTVVGLDLREPDPANMTRFIRWDLNADTIPDR